The DNA window GTTCCCATAATCATCATGGTCAAAGCGATGAAAAACCATGGATTATTGGTGATCAGGTGTCCGTAAATACCTCGCGCAACATCAATCAGCTTGGACAGTCCCAGCCATAATGCAGACAGAAATCCTACAATGAACATGATGGTTCCTACGGCACCGAAAAAATGCATCGGCCTTCCGCCAAAACGGCTGACAAACCACAGGGTTACCAGGTCCAGGAAACCTCGGATAAACCTTTCGGTTCCAAATTTAGAGGTTCCGTACGGCCTTGCCTGATGCTGTACCTCCTTTTCCGTAATTCTCCTGAATCCTGCATTGGCAGCCAGTACAGGGATGTACCGGTGCATGTCGCCATAGACATCGATCGACTTCACCACCTGTTTTTTATAGGCTTTCAGCCCGCAGTTGAAATCGTGGAGATGGACACCGGATACTTTTCTCGCTGCTGCATTGAAGAGTTTGGACGGAATATTTTTGGTCATGACATTGTCATACCGTTTTTTCTTCCACCCGGAAACAATATCGTAGTTGTCTTGCATGACCATGGCATACAGCTCCGGGATTTCTTCCGGAAAATCCTGAAGAT is part of the Chryseobacterium camelliae genome and encodes:
- a CDS encoding glycosyltransferase family 2 protein; its protein translation is MNLSIIIPLLNEEASLEELFSRIDTVCRTSQLTYEIWFVDDGSTDLSWNIIENLKIQHPQIHGIKFSRNYGKSQALHAAFARANGEVVITMDADLQDFPEEIPELYAMVMQDNYDIVSGWKKKRYDNVMTKNIPSKLFNAAARKVSGVHLHDFNCGLKAYKKQVVKSIDVYGDMHRYIPVLAANAGFRRITEKEVQHQARPYGTSKFGTERFIRGFLDLVTLWFVSRFGGRPMHFFGAVGTIMFIVGFLSALWLGLSKLIDVARGIYGHLITNNPWFFIALTMMIMGTLLFIAGFLGEMIIRTNREHKNYNIDEVI